A section of the Apodemus sylvaticus chromosome 10, mApoSyl1.1, whole genome shotgun sequence genome encodes:
- the LOC127693267 gene encoding cystatin-B: MMCGGPSATMPATAETQEIANKVKSQLEEKENQKFDVFKAISFKRQLVAGTNFFIKVDVGEDKYVHLRVFEPLPHENKPLTLSSYQTNKEKHDELAYF; encoded by the coding sequence ATGATGTGTGGCGGGCCATCCGCCACAATGCCGGCCACGGCCGAGACGCAGGAAATCGCCAACAAGGTGAAGTCCCAGCttgaagagaaggaaaatcagaagttTGATGTCTTTAAGGCCATATCCTTCAAGAGACAGTTAGTGGCCGGCACTAACTTCTTCATCAAGGTTGATGTTGGTGAAGATAAATATGTGCACTTGAGGGTGTTTGAACCCCTCCCTCATGAAAACAAGCCTTTGACCTTGTCTTCTTACCAGACCAACAAAGAAAAACACGACGAGCTTGCCTACTTCTGA